Proteins encoded within one genomic window of Arachis ipaensis cultivar K30076 chromosome B08, Araip1.1, whole genome shotgun sequence:
- the LOC107613047 gene encoding uncharacterized protein LOC107613047 produces MLMKPLPKVDAVFSDLLQQERQFNMNEMVEGKALITNARTDGGIIRGRGRGKGGRGGHGNYHKTGRGSKQCSYCGKNGHLIDTCYKKHGFPPRFKNGGASINNLVAEESDDNSNQSQEAFGNSELGFTLEQKKALLALLNQQDAQPKHSINQIVATTLPSNQGKDYHEDNWCS; encoded by the exons ATGCTGATGAAACCATTGCCCAAGGTAGATGCAGTTTTTTCTGATTTGCTTCAGCAAGAAAGGCAGTTTAACATGAATGAAATGGTTGAAGGGAAGGCATTGATAACCAATGCAAGAACTGATGGTGGAATTATTAGAGGAAGGGGTAGAGGCAAAGGAGGTAGGGGAGGCCATGGCAATTATCACAAGACTGGAAGAGGTTCAAAGCAGTGCAGTTATTGTGGCAAAAATGGCCATCTAATAGACACATGCTATAAAAAGCATGGATTCCCTCCTCGTTTCAAGAATGGTGGTGCCTCTATCAACAATTTGGTTGCTGAAGAAAGTGATGATAACAGCAATCAGTCTCAAGAAGCATTCGGCAATTCTGAGCTTGGCTTTACTTTAGAGCAAAAGAAAGCATTATTAGCTCTCTTGAATCAGCAAGATGCACAACCAAAGCATAGCATAAATCAAATTGTTGCCACCACACTTCCGTCAAACCAAG GAAAAGATTACCATGAAGACAATTGGTGTAGCTGA